A DNA window from Streptomyces sp. CA-278952 contains the following coding sequences:
- a CDS encoding TetR/AcrR family transcriptional regulator has protein sequence MRLFTERGYDATTVNDVADVAGVSPMTVYRHFPTKEHLVVIDQHGRLVAERIAASSAEESQVSRIGGALIDWAEAMTGGGRGREGTAEKQFLLALLRLMIATPALRAKHLDNHYALQKAIADALTDEDTDPDTLFHTHVVASACLAAMHTALVRWTEEDGRPELPGLIAQALAAAFGDDSVRGTAKAPRSDRPGQDPHRVKR, from the coding sequence GTGCGGCTGTTCACCGAGCGCGGATACGACGCCACGACCGTGAACGATGTCGCCGACGTCGCGGGCGTGTCGCCGATGACCGTCTACCGGCACTTCCCGACCAAGGAACACCTTGTGGTCATCGACCAGCACGGCAGGCTCGTCGCCGAGCGAATCGCCGCGTCGTCCGCCGAGGAGTCCCAGGTCAGCCGTATCGGCGGTGCGCTCATCGACTGGGCCGAGGCGATGACGGGCGGCGGTCGCGGCCGCGAAGGGACGGCGGAGAAGCAGTTCCTCCTCGCCCTCCTCCGGCTCATGATCGCGACGCCGGCCCTGCGGGCGAAGCACCTGGACAACCACTACGCCCTGCAGAAAGCGATCGCCGACGCCCTCACGGACGAGGACACCGATCCCGACACGCTGTTCCACACCCATGTGGTGGCCAGCGCCTGTCTTGCCGCCATGCACACGGCGCTGGTGCGCTGGACGGAGGAGGACGGCCGGCCCGAACTGCCCGGCCTGATCGCCCAGGCGCTCGCCGCCGCCTTCGGCGACGACAGCGTGAGGGGAACGGCGAAGGCGCCCCGGTCCGACCGGCCCGGCCAGGACCCTCACCGCGTGAAGAGGTAG
- a CDS encoding SDR family oxidoreductase, with protein sequence MSGLADRTALVTGASRGIGRAIAVRLAVEGAAVIVHFGRDEDGATATVEEIERAGGTAWSVRAPLGEDDDVETLFNGVESGLSGRPLDILVNNAAAAPAGPLGVTTRTEFDHLFAVNVRAPYFIIQRALPLLRDGGRIVTMSSVAARVANAGQTSFAMTKGAVETMSMTLANELGARGITVNAVAPGVTRTATNGAVFEEPGLIESVTAATALDRLGGPDDIAEVVAFLASDAARWITGQVINASGGLFLGPRT encoded by the coding sequence GTGAGCGGTCTGGCGGACAGGACGGCCCTGGTGACCGGAGCATCGCGGGGCATCGGGCGGGCGATCGCGGTCCGGCTGGCGGTGGAAGGCGCGGCTGTCATCGTGCACTTCGGCAGAGACGAGGACGGTGCGACCGCGACGGTCGAGGAGATCGAACGGGCCGGCGGAACCGCGTGGAGCGTCCGCGCGCCGCTGGGCGAGGACGACGACGTCGAGACGCTCTTCAACGGGGTCGAATCGGGTCTCTCCGGGCGGCCTCTCGACATCCTCGTGAACAACGCGGCAGCCGCCCCCGCGGGACCGCTCGGAGTCACCACGCGCACGGAGTTCGACCACCTCTTCGCGGTGAATGTGCGCGCCCCGTACTTCATCATCCAGCGCGCACTGCCCCTGCTGCGCGACGGTGGCCGCATCGTCACGATGTCGTCCGTGGCGGCCCGGGTGGCCAATGCCGGCCAGACGTCCTTCGCCATGACCAAGGGGGCGGTCGAAACCATGAGTATGACGCTGGCGAACGAACTCGGGGCCCGGGGGATCACGGTGAACGCGGTCGCTCCCGGCGTCACCAGGACGGCGACCAACGGGGCCGTCTTCGAAGAGCCGGGTCTGATCGAAAGCGTCACGGCGGCGACCGCGCTCGACCGGCTGGGCGGTCCCGACGACATCGCCGAGGTCGTCGCGTTCCTCGCCTCCGACGCCGCGCGCTGGATCACCGGTCAGGTCATCAACGCGAGCGGCGGCCTGTTCCTCGGTCCGCGCACCTGA
- the msrA gene encoding peptide-methionine (S)-S-oxide reductase MsrA codes for MSSNEQILTLGPGCFWSFDAVARRTPGITSSVAGYAGDDGPPPDYAAYQRSGHNPQKFVEAVQVTFQPDEVSIEEILVLFFQSHDPTTPNQSGADRGSIYHSTIFYSDEHQRAAAEKIMDLVRQKLDGDIVTDVRPSGQFIVADADQQDFYNKHRYEPYCRSVIQPKLRTLGLEVN; via the coding sequence ATGAGTAGTAACGAACAGATTCTTACGCTCGGTCCCGGCTGTTTCTGGTCCTTTGATGCCGTAGCGCGCCGAACGCCCGGAATCACGTCAAGTGTCGCGGGCTACGCAGGAGACGACGGCCCCCCGCCCGACTATGCGGCCTACCAGCGCTCCGGGCACAACCCGCAGAAATTCGTCGAGGCCGTACAGGTGACGTTCCAGCCGGACGAGGTGTCCATCGAAGAGATACTCGTCCTGTTCTTCCAGAGTCACGATCCGACTACGCCGAACCAGAGCGGCGCGGATCGCGGCTCCATCTACCACTCGACGATCTTCTACTCCGACGAGCACCAGCGGGCGGCCGCGGAGAAGATCATGGATCTGGTGCGGCAGAAGCTCGACGGCGACATCGTGACCGATGTACGGCCGTCCGGGCAGTTCATCGTGGCGGACGCCGATCAGCAGGACTTCTACAACAAGCACCGCTACGAGCCCTACTGCCGGTCGGTCATCCAGCCGAAGCTCCGCACTCTGGGGCTGGAGGTCAACTGA
- a CDS encoding acyltransferase domain-containing protein has product MTNSAIQDVPVGAEPGTVPWVLSGRSEAGLHAQASRLLARLDSDSARNVLDDVAEVGRSLVAVGAANEYRAVVLGRDRTELLAGLRALAEGQSAANVVSGRAPKQVRGDIRPVFVFPGQGTQWVGMAVELLDTSAVFAESIRDCERALSPHVSWSLEDVLRGVPGCPPLDRVDVVQPVLFSMMLSLARLWRSFGVEPAAAVGHSQGEIVAAHVAGALSLEDAARIVALRSQALMKICGRGEMLTVLAPGEQVRAMLADWDGALSVAAVNGPATITVSGDTAAMTEFGAALSAARMMRWRLPGVDFAAHSAHVEDLRDTLLDLAAEATPVRSTVPFYSTVTGQRIQTDELDAEYWYRNLRQTVRFADAVRALAEDGHTLFVECSAQPVLTVGMQDIVDELGRSAVLMATLRNEDGGMGRFFAALAESYVQGVAVDWTAAFE; this is encoded by the coding sequence GTGACCAATTCGGCCATACAAGACGTTCCCGTCGGCGCCGAACCCGGCACGGTGCCGTGGGTGCTGTCCGGGCGGAGTGAGGCGGGCCTGCACGCCCAGGCCTCCCGCCTGCTGGCCCGGCTCGATTCCGACTCGGCGCGGAACGTCCTGGACGACGTGGCCGAGGTGGGCCGATCACTGGTGGCGGTCGGCGCGGCGAACGAGTACCGGGCCGTGGTGCTGGGGCGCGACCGTACGGAGCTGCTCGCCGGGCTGCGTGCGCTCGCCGAGGGACAGAGCGCGGCGAACGTGGTCAGCGGGCGGGCGCCGAAGCAGGTGCGAGGGGACATCCGGCCGGTGTTCGTCTTCCCCGGCCAGGGCACCCAGTGGGTCGGCATGGCGGTGGAGCTGCTGGACACGTCAGCCGTGTTCGCCGAGTCGATCCGTGACTGCGAACGGGCGTTGTCGCCGCACGTGAGCTGGTCCCTGGAGGACGTGTTGCGGGGCGTCCCCGGGTGCCCGCCGCTGGACCGCGTGGACGTGGTGCAGCCGGTGCTGTTCTCGATGATGCTGTCGCTGGCCCGGCTGTGGCGTTCCTTCGGTGTCGAGCCGGCGGCCGCGGTCGGCCATTCGCAGGGCGAGATCGTGGCCGCGCACGTCGCCGGCGCGCTGTCGCTGGAGGACGCGGCCCGGATCGTCGCGCTGCGCAGCCAGGCCTTGATGAAGATCTGCGGCCGCGGCGAGATGCTCACCGTGCTCGCGCCGGGCGAGCAGGTGCGCGCGATGCTGGCCGACTGGGACGGAGCCCTGTCGGTTGCCGCGGTGAACGGACCGGCCACCATCACGGTGTCGGGCGACACGGCCGCGATGACCGAGTTCGGTGCAGCGCTGTCCGCGGCCCGGATGATGCGCTGGCGGCTGCCCGGCGTGGACTTCGCCGCGCACTCGGCGCACGTCGAGGATCTGCGGGACACCCTGCTCGACCTGGCGGCCGAAGCCACGCCGGTGCGCAGCACCGTGCCGTTCTACTCGACGGTGACCGGACAGCGCATACAGACCGATGAACTGGACGCCGAGTACTGGTACCGGAACCTGCGCCAGACGGTCAGGTTCGCCGACGCCGTCCGTGCACTGGCCGAGGACGGTCACACGCTCTTCGTGGAGTGCAGCGCGCAGCCGGTACTCACCGTCGGCATGCAGGACATCGTCGACGAACTCGGCCGCTCGGCCGTGCTGATGGCGACCCTTCGCAATGAGGACGGCGGAATGGGCCGGTTCTTCGCCGCGCTGGCGGAATCATATGTGCAGGGAGTCGCGGTGGACTGGACGGCCGCCTTCGAGTGA
- a CDS encoding 3-oxoacyl-ACP synthase III family protein, whose product MSSHDEAASDGIGSHPPDTDGTARSATPTAPFHRNAGGGKTANGILGCGAYLPERVVGSDEAGAWAGVTGEWIETKTGIRARRYAHPDQAASDLAEQAAHEALRDAGLSADQLSLIVVATSTPDSPQPPTACLLQDGIGARHAAAFDLNAVCSGFVYAAEAASRMVPPGGFALVVGVDIYSRIIDPADRRTVSLFGDGAGAVVVGPVPEGRGVIATHLASYGDHHDLIKVPAGGSRIPASKESLQDGLHYFTMNGYGVRTFVRDRLPGAVHSLLANAEVDPAEVRHFVPHQANGRMIDELLPELDLSQAVVHRTLEQYGNTGAASLPVTLAAARQEIAPGDLVLLAGFGGGMSTGLMLLRW is encoded by the coding sequence GTGAGCAGCCACGACGAGGCTGCTTCCGACGGGATCGGCAGCCATCCTCCGGATACGGACGGGACGGCCCGGAGTGCGACGCCGACGGCACCGTTCCACCGGAATGCGGGAGGCGGGAAGACGGCCAACGGAATTCTGGGCTGCGGTGCGTATCTGCCCGAACGCGTCGTCGGCAGCGACGAGGCGGGCGCCTGGGCCGGTGTGACCGGTGAGTGGATCGAGACCAAGACCGGCATTCGCGCCCGGCGGTACGCCCATCCGGACCAGGCCGCGTCCGATCTGGCGGAACAGGCCGCACACGAAGCGCTGCGCGACGCCGGTCTGAGCGCCGACCAGCTCTCTCTGATCGTTGTGGCCACCTCCACCCCCGACTCGCCCCAGCCGCCGACAGCCTGCCTGCTCCAGGACGGGATCGGAGCCCGTCATGCCGCGGCCTTCGACCTGAACGCCGTGTGCAGCGGCTTCGTCTACGCGGCGGAGGCGGCCAGTCGCATGGTGCCGCCCGGGGGGTTCGCGTTGGTCGTGGGCGTGGACATCTACTCCCGGATCATCGATCCGGCCGACCGGCGCACCGTCTCGCTGTTCGGTGACGGCGCCGGAGCGGTGGTCGTCGGCCCCGTGCCGGAGGGGCGCGGAGTCATCGCCACCCACCTGGCCAGTTACGGCGATCACCACGACCTGATCAAGGTGCCTGCGGGCGGCAGCCGCATCCCCGCGTCCAAGGAGTCGCTGCAGGATGGACTGCACTACTTCACGATGAACGGCTACGGAGTGCGCACCTTCGTCAGGGACAGGCTGCCGGGCGCGGTGCACAGTCTTCTGGCGAACGCCGAGGTCGACCCGGCAGAGGTACGGCACTTCGTCCCGCACCAGGCGAACGGCCGGATGATCGACGAACTGCTGCCGGAGCTGGATCTGTCACAGGCCGTCGTCCACCGCACGCTGGAGCAGTACGGCAACACCGGCGCGGCGTCCCTCCCTGTGACACTGGCCGCCGCACGCCAGGAGATCGCCCCCGGTGACCTTGTCCTGCTGGCCGGCTTCGGAGGAGGAATGAGCACAGGACTGATGCTCCTGCGGTGGTGA
- a CDS encoding NAD+ synthase — protein MPQLRLALNQIDSTVGDLAGNAEAIVHWTRHAAEQGAHLVAFPEMVLTGYPVEDLALRSSFVEASRQALRALAARLDAEGFGELPVVVGYLDRSEHAAARYGQPAGSPRNAAAVLHRGGIALNFAKHHLPNYGVFDEFRYFVPGDSMPVVRIHGIDVALAICEDLWQDGGRVPAARSAGAGLLLSINASPYERDKDDTRLELVRKRAREAGCTTAYLAMIGGQDELVFDGDSIVVDKEGEVVARAPQFSEGSVILDLELPAAEAVAPSGVVDDGLRIDHVVLSDRPVDAYEPELAGGYAERLGDEEEIYSALVVGLRAYAAKNGFSSVLIGLSGGIDSAICAAIACDALGAQHVYGVSMPSKYSSDHSKGDAAELARRTGLNFRTVPIEPMFDAYMGSLQLTGLAEENLQARLRGTMLMALSNQEGQIVLAPGNKSELAVGYSTLYGDAVGAYGPIKDVYKSSVFRLAKWRNRAAEERGQTPPIPEASITKPPSAELRPGQVDTDSLPDYDVLDAILEMYVDRDQGLDAIVAAGFDAELVAKTLRMVDAAEYKRRQYPPGTKISPKGFGKDRRLPITNRWRESS, from the coding sequence GTGCCTCAACTACGCCTCGCACTGAATCAGATCGACTCCACCGTCGGCGACCTCGCCGGCAACGCTGAGGCGATCGTCCACTGGACCCGGCACGCCGCCGAGCAGGGCGCTCACCTGGTGGCGTTCCCCGAGATGGTGCTGACCGGATACCCCGTCGAGGACCTGGCCCTGCGGTCGTCCTTCGTCGAGGCCTCGCGTCAGGCGCTCCGCGCGCTGGCCGCCCGGCTCGACGCGGAGGGCTTCGGTGAACTGCCGGTCGTCGTCGGCTACCTGGACCGCTCCGAGCACGCCGCGGCGCGCTACGGGCAGCCCGCCGGCTCCCCGCGCAACGCCGCCGCCGTGCTGCACCGCGGCGGCATCGCCCTCAACTTCGCCAAGCACCACCTGCCGAACTACGGGGTGTTCGACGAATTCCGGTACTTCGTGCCGGGCGACTCGATGCCCGTCGTCCGGATCCACGGCATCGACGTGGCCCTCGCCATCTGCGAGGACCTGTGGCAGGACGGCGGGCGCGTTCCGGCCGCCCGGTCCGCCGGGGCCGGGCTGCTGCTGTCGATCAACGCCTCGCCGTACGAGCGGGACAAGGACGACACCCGGCTGGAGCTGGTCCGCAAGCGGGCCCGGGAGGCCGGCTGCACGACGGCCTACCTGGCGATGATCGGCGGCCAGGACGAGCTGGTCTTCGACGGCGACTCGATCGTCGTCGACAAGGAGGGCGAGGTCGTCGCCCGCGCCCCGCAGTTCTCCGAGGGCAGCGTCATCCTCGATCTGGAGCTGCCCGCCGCCGAGGCCGTGGCGCCCTCCGGTGTGGTGGACGACGGGCTGCGCATCGACCATGTAGTGCTGTCCGACCGGCCCGTGGACGCGTACGAGCCGGAGCTGGCGGGCGGGTACGCGGAGCGGCTCGGCGACGAGGAGGAGATCTACTCCGCGCTGGTCGTCGGGCTGCGCGCGTACGCCGCGAAGAACGGTTTCAGCAGCGTGCTGATCGGGCTCTCCGGTGGCATCGACTCGGCGATCTGCGCGGCCATCGCCTGCGACGCGCTCGGCGCACAGCATGTGTACGGCGTCTCGATGCCGTCGAAGTACTCCTCGGACCACTCCAAGGGCGACGCGGCCGAGCTGGCGCGGCGGACCGGGCTGAACTTCCGTACGGTGCCGATCGAGCCGATGTTCGACGCGTACATGGGGTCGCTCCAGCTCACCGGCCTCGCCGAGGAGAACCTCCAGGCGCGGCTGCGCGGCACGATGCTGATGGCCCTGTCCAACCAGGAGGGGCAGATCGTGCTGGCGCCGGGCAACAAGTCCGAGCTGGCGGTGGGCTACTCCACGCTGTACGGGGACGCGGTCGGCGCGTACGGGCCGATCAAGGACGTCTACAAGTCGTCGGTCTTCCGGCTGGCGAAGTGGCGGAACCGGGCCGCCGAGGAGCGGGGGCAGACCCCGCCGATCCCGGAGGCCTCGATCACCAAGCCGCCGAGCGCGGAGCTGCGGCCGGGGCAGGTCGACACGGACTCGCTGCCGGACTACGACGTCCTGGACGCGATCCTGGAGATGTACGTCGACCGGGACCAGGGTCTGGACGCCATCGTGGCGGCCGGGTTCGACGCGGAGTTGGTGGCGAAGACGCTGCGGATGGTGGACGCGGCCGAGTACAAGCGGCGGCAGTATCCGCCGGGGACGAAGATCTCGCCCAAGGGGTTCGGGAAGGACCGGCGGCTGCCGATCACGAACCGGTGGCGCGAGTCGTCGTAG
- a CDS encoding multicopper oxidase family protein, with protein MPTQPTRRAVLGAALAVAGTGALAACSDGGGGDHGGGHSPGGAQDSGTYVSPGGKEVEAAEAARGSGPVREVSLTATRARLDLGGGRTVASWAYGDRLPGREVRVTAGDTLALTLANHLPEPTSLHWHGLALRNDMDGVPGLTQRDIAPGADFAYRFAVPHPGTYWFHPHSGVQQDRGLYAPLIVEDPKEPLAYDREWVVVLDDWVDGVDGSTPDAVLKELSGGMGGGMDHGAHTMSGEKDEGDKGDGKDTADGSGDGPSRMMMGATSELLGGDAGDVAYPHYLVNGRVPQDPSSFSARPGDRIRLRIINAGGDTAFRVALGGHRMTVTHTDGFPVRHTTGDALLLGMGERYDVLVTAGDGVFPLTALAEGKKAGKREASALAVLRTGSGAAPAASVRPKELDGKLVEAGRLAPDPSVALPSRAPDRTIRIRLTGGMAKYDWAFDGQPYSAKQRRPVEAGERVRVVFDNGTAMWHPLHLHGHTFALGGNAAGARKDTAIVLPHRSLTVEFDADNPGLWMVHCHNVYHAEAGMMTVIGYRG; from the coding sequence ATGCCCACGCAACCCACTCGACGCGCCGTGCTCGGCGCCGCTCTCGCCGTCGCCGGTACGGGAGCCCTCGCCGCCTGTTCCGACGGGGGCGGAGGCGATCACGGCGGAGGCCACTCCCCCGGCGGAGCGCAGGACTCCGGTACGTACGTCTCGCCCGGCGGCAAGGAAGTCGAGGCGGCGGAGGCGGCGCGCGGCTCCGGCCCCGTGCGCGAGGTCTCCCTCACCGCCACCCGGGCCCGGCTCGACCTCGGCGGCGGGCGGACCGTCGCCTCCTGGGCGTACGGGGACCGGCTTCCCGGGCGCGAGGTGCGGGTGACGGCCGGCGACACGCTCGCCCTGACCCTCGCCAACCATCTGCCGGAGCCCACCTCCCTGCACTGGCACGGCCTCGCCCTGCGCAACGACATGGACGGGGTCCCCGGGCTGACCCAGCGGGACATCGCGCCGGGGGCCGACTTCGCCTACCGGTTCGCCGTCCCGCACCCGGGGACGTACTGGTTCCACCCGCACTCCGGCGTCCAGCAGGACCGGGGGCTGTACGCGCCGCTGATCGTCGAGGACCCGAAGGAGCCGTTGGCGTACGACAGGGAGTGGGTCGTCGTCCTCGACGACTGGGTCGACGGGGTGGACGGGTCCACTCCGGACGCCGTCCTCAAGGAGCTGTCCGGGGGCATGGGCGGCGGGATGGACCACGGCGCGCACACCATGTCGGGCGAGAAGGACGAGGGGGACAAGGGGGACGGGAAGGACACGGCGGACGGGAGCGGTGACGGGCCCTCGCGGATGATGATGGGGGCCACCAGCGAACTGCTCGGCGGGGACGCCGGTGATGTGGCCTACCCGCACTACCTGGTCAACGGGCGGGTGCCGCAGGACCCGTCCTCCTTCTCCGCGCGGCCCGGCGACCGCATCCGGCTGCGGATCATCAACGCCGGTGGCGACACCGCCTTCCGGGTCGCGCTCGGCGGGCACCGGATGACCGTGACGCACACCGACGGGTTCCCGGTCCGGCACACCACGGGTGACGCGCTGCTGCTGGGGATGGGCGAGCGGTACGACGTCCTCGTCACCGCCGGCGACGGGGTCTTCCCGCTGACCGCGCTGGCCGAGGGGAAGAAGGCCGGGAAGAGGGAGGCGTCGGCGCTGGCCGTGCTGCGGACCGGGAGCGGGGCGGCGCCCGCCGCCTCCGTACGGCCCAAGGAGCTGGACGGGAAGCTGGTGGAGGCGGGGCGGCTGGCTCCGGACCCGTCGGTCGCGCTGCCCTCCCGCGCGCCGGACCGGACGATCCGGATCCGGCTCACCGGCGGGATGGCGAAGTACGACTGGGCCTTCGACGGTCAGCCGTACAGCGCGAAGCAGCGGCGGCCGGTGGAGGCGGGCGAGCGGGTGCGGGTCGTCTTCGACAACGGGACGGCCATGTGGCACCCCCTCCATCTGCACGGGCACACCTTCGCGCTCGGCGGGAACGCCGCCGGGGCCCGCAAGGACACCGCGATCGTGCTGCCGCACCGGTCGCTGACCGTGGAGTTCGACGCCGACAACCCCGGGCTGTGGATGGTCCACTGCCACAACGTCTACCACGCGGAGGCGGGGATGATGACGGTCATCGGGTATCGCGGCTGA
- a CDS encoding CBS domain-containing protein, protein MTTAKDIMHSGARWIPAHETLDRAAQLMREHNVGALPVSANGDSDRMVGIITDRDIVVGCVAKGHDPAKVTAGDLAQGTPRWIEAEADVNAVLEEMQTHRIRRLPVVENKKLVGMISEADLAQHLTEEQIAGWAEKVYSRS, encoded by the coding sequence ATGACGACCGCCAAAGACATCATGCACAGCGGGGCCCGCTGGATCCCGGCCCACGAGACGCTCGACCGTGCGGCGCAGCTGATGCGCGAGCACAACGTGGGCGCGCTTCCGGTGTCCGCCAACGGTGACTCCGACCGGATGGTCGGCATCATCACCGACCGCGACATCGTCGTCGGCTGTGTGGCCAAGGGCCACGACCCGGCGAAGGTCACGGCGGGCGATCTCGCGCAGGGCACGCCCCGCTGGATCGAGGCGGAGGCCGATGTGAACGCGGTCCTGGAGGAGATGCAGACCCATCGCATCCGCCGGCTGCCCGTCGTCGAGAACAAGAAGCTCGTCGGCATGATCAGCGAGGCCGACCTCGCTCAGCACCTCACCGAGGAGCAGATCGCGGGCTGGGCGGAGAAGGTCTACTCCCGCAGCTGA
- a CDS encoding DUF305 domain-containing protein, protein MTAEEWTVEDNAVAERRKTRRVRRAAGAAVALALLFAGAATVASARGDGDGSGAGGASVRVPKASSADAGFARDMAVHHQQAVEMSFVVRDRTDDEDVRRLAYDIANTQANQRGMLLGWLDLWELPKVAPGGEQPMAWMAGTGGHEHGGHGSGVAGAGSGADGVLMPGMASRSELARLGRLDGEEAEVFFLQLMTDHHKGGVDMAEACASLCAVPAEQRLARGMVEGQQSELGLMRDMLADRGASPRS, encoded by the coding sequence GTGACGGCCGAGGAGTGGACAGTCGAGGACAACGCCGTCGCGGAGCGGCGGAAGACCCGGCGCGTCCGCCGGGCGGCCGGTGCCGCCGTGGCCCTCGCCCTGCTCTTCGCGGGGGCGGCCACCGTCGCCTCCGCGCGGGGCGACGGGGACGGCTCGGGAGCGGGGGGCGCGTCTGTTCGCGTTCCGAAGGCCTCGTCCGCCGACGCCGGGTTCGCCCGGGACATGGCCGTCCACCATCAGCAGGCCGTCGAGATGTCGTTCGTCGTCCGCGACCGCACGGACGACGAGGACGTACGCCGTCTCGCCTACGACATCGCCAACACCCAGGCCAACCAGCGCGGCATGCTGCTGGGCTGGCTCGACCTGTGGGAGCTGCCGAAGGTCGCCCCGGGCGGGGAGCAGCCCATGGCGTGGATGGCCGGTACGGGTGGGCACGAGCACGGCGGGCACGGCTCGGGCGTTGCCGGGGCGGGTTCCGGTGCGGACGGGGTGCTCATGCCCGGCATGGCGAGCCGCTCCGAGCTGGCGCGGCTCGGCCGTCTCGACGGTGAGGAGGCCGAGGTGTTCTTCCTCCAGCTGATGACGGACCACCACAAGGGCGGCGTCGACATGGCCGAGGCCTGTGCGTCCCTGTGCGCGGTCCCGGCCGAGCAGCGGCTCGCCCGGGGCATGGTCGAGGGCCAGCAGTCCGAGCTGGGGCTGATGCGGGACATGCTGGCCGATCGGGGTGCCTCGCCTCGGTCCTGA
- a CDS encoding DUF3105 domain-containing protein, with product MSFDTRSPQPQAPDPRARATRNRAIAIGLSAAVVAGLVAFGSYLLLENSEANEKSDDASAAQDRKHPGGHGDSHGNATGAAIEGLKSWDAAKLGREHVAGSVDYPMKPPVGGDHNQSWMNCDGDVYEKALPDVNAVHSLEHGAVWVTYNGKAADADVAALAERVKKTPFTLMSPYAGQEGAIMLSAWGKQVAVDSAGDKRVDQFLAQYVQGAQTPEPGAPCTGGLATVPQ from the coding sequence ATGAGCTTCGACACCCGGTCCCCCCAGCCCCAAGCCCCCGACCCGCGCGCCCGCGCCACCCGCAACCGGGCCATCGCCATAGGGCTGAGCGCTGCCGTCGTGGCCGGTCTCGTCGCCTTCGGCTCGTACCTGCTGCTGGAGAACTCCGAGGCGAACGAGAAGTCCGACGACGCCTCGGCGGCCCAGGACCGCAAGCACCCCGGCGGTCACGGCGACTCCCACGGCAACGCCACGGGCGCGGCCATCGAGGGGCTGAAGTCCTGGGACGCGGCGAAGCTCGGCCGCGAGCACGTCGCGGGCTCGGTGGACTATCCGATGAAGCCTCCGGTCGGCGGCGACCACAACCAGTCCTGGATGAACTGCGACGGCGACGTATACGAAAAGGCCCTCCCGGACGTCAACGCCGTGCACTCCCTGGAGCACGGCGCGGTCTGGGTCACCTACAACGGCAAGGCCGCCGACGCCGATGTCGCCGCGCTGGCCGAGCGCGTCAAGAAGACCCCGTTCACGCTGATGAGCCCGTACGCCGGTCAGGAGGGCGCGATCATGCTCAGCGCCTGGGGCAAGCAGGTCGCCGTCGACTCCGCCGGGGACAAGCGGGTGGACCAGTTCCTCGCCCAGTACGTCCAGGGCGCGCAGACCCCCGAGCCCGGCGCACCCTGCACCGGCGGGCTGGCCACGGTGCCGCAGTGA